A genome region from Pseudanabaena sp. Chao 1811 includes the following:
- a CDS encoding alpha/beta fold hydrolase produces MVVEYRKFADRFWTWRGYEIGYCAEGLDSQGVAQDKPAMVLIHGFGASVGHWRKNVPVLAKRFRVYAIDLIGFGSSAQPKPSELAYTFETWGQQVADFVQEVVGDRAILVGNSIGAVVAMQAAVYAPKLITKTVLINCSLRLLQEQNQLAMPWFKRIGVKAVQNILGVRAIAKIFFDQVRNPRSVRQILSQAYIHKEAITDELIEILVQPAQNPNAVDVFMAFVRYSQGPRPEDLLAILPCEAIVLWGDRDPWEPIKLGRESFTRFACVKEFIDLPNAGHCPQDEVPALVNDILLKMVVS; encoded by the coding sequence ATGGTTGTTGAATATCGTAAGTTTGCCGATCGCTTCTGGACATGGCGAGGCTATGAGATTGGTTATTGTGCTGAGGGACTAGATTCTCAAGGAGTAGCACAAGATAAACCTGCAATGGTTTTAATTCATGGCTTTGGCGCTTCGGTGGGGCATTGGCGCAAAAATGTCCCAGTTCTTGCCAAAAGATTTCGAGTGTATGCGATCGATCTCATTGGATTTGGTTCTTCAGCACAGCCCAAGCCCAGTGAACTTGCTTATACCTTTGAAACTTGGGGGCAACAAGTTGCTGATTTTGTGCAGGAGGTTGTGGGCGATCGCGCCATACTGGTGGGCAACTCCATCGGGGCAGTAGTGGCGATGCAGGCAGCAGTATATGCGCCTAAGCTAATCACCAAGACAGTATTAATCAACTGTTCATTACGATTATTGCAAGAGCAAAATCAACTAGCCATGCCTTGGTTTAAGCGCATCGGGGTAAAAGCGGTGCAAAATATTTTGGGAGTAAGGGCGATCGCCAAAATATTTTTTGATCAAGTTCGTAATCCGCGATCAGTGCGCCAAATCTTGTCCCAAGCTTACATTCACAAAGAGGCAATTACCGATGAGCTAATTGAGATATTGGTTCAGCCTGCTCAAAATCCCAACGCAGTAGATGTATTTATGGCTTTTGTCCGCTATTCGCAGGGACCTAGACCTGAAGATCTATTAGCGATTCTGCCCTGTGAGGCGATTGTATTGTGGGGCGATCGCGATCCTTGGGAGCCAATAAAGTTGGGGCGAGAATCTTTTACGAGATTTGCCTGTGTTAAGGAATTTATCGATTTACCAAATGCGGGGCATTGTCCACAGGATGAAGTCCCCGCATTAGTTAATGATATTTTGCTAAAGATGGTAGTTTCATAA
- a CDS encoding ATP-binding protein produces the protein MFNLIKKRLLLQLVGYFSILSIVTVLLVAVSANVRSREALRRSAIDRLDVATSLKESQVNQWVDNQRRDVILMTQLPDLLINSEIAFTKDRESPEYKTAIESIRKFMADISLVKSNIRQISILTNNGITIVSTDKQKEGKYQPLGNTTTYFTRDQSRVIVPNFYISPISGKAAMTFAAPLSNKAGDRIGVVAVDLDLQGVDDIIRKNTGLGNSGETYVVGRLASKNILLSGGGADSQELSKDIKSEGITAAALGKDGEGLYRNYKNVPVLGSFIWIDNLNLALLAEISQSEAFEPADRLARDILLIGLSSAGILLTAVYLIARRISQPILAIADAANQVSGGNLNSQAPVLTEDEIGILAIAFNQMTSQLKASGEQLADYSRTLEQKVEQRTSEIKAIIDNMVDGLVVVDGEDQITQFNPAIAGMIGVSSKAISNSENYKEIFKGEEIANIIASTRENPRQVFSAEFALPDRRIGKAVATSIFREVEGSAWFGDVVRSGGVKATANDEEAEVPEEVSTLGINYLGTVILIRDITAEKEVDRMKTDFISTVSHELRTPLTSVLGFAKLIQKKLDESIFPLIQTDDKKVKRSVRQVTENIEIIVSEGTRLTKLINEVLDVAKIEAGKMQWNMDIISITEVIDRAFSATSALFEQKGLSPVREIAENLANINGDKDRLIQVVINLISNAVKFTEQGSVTCRVVQENQSIIVSVVDQGVGISESDQPKVFEKFKQVGDTLTDKPQGTGLGLPISREIIEHHGGKIWVESELGKGSTFSFSIPVAKNTEVENKAQIPSINFDILIEQLKKRVMLEPQPEEHLTEGTGKKILVIDDDPSIRSLLRQELEAKGYVIYEAENGQEAITKVREVRPDLITLDIIMQGITGYDVASILKSDPVTINIPIIIVSVIDDKNRGLRLGIDSYVTKPVDMAILLREVDLLLTSKTSTGKRILVVDDNFVSISLLVEMLQNQGFIPLTISPTDDLRANVLALQPDIIIASTKLAQQVQSLRTEQSMEHIRFLLISEG, from the coding sequence ATGTTCAACTTAATTAAGAAACGTTTGCTGCTCCAACTAGTGGGCTACTTTTCGATTCTATCGATTGTCACCGTTCTCCTAGTGGCGGTTAGTGCCAATGTTCGTAGTCGCGAAGCTCTCAGGCGTTCAGCTATTGATCGTTTAGATGTTGCCACATCTCTTAAGGAATCTCAGGTTAATCAATGGGTTGACAATCAACGTCGGGACGTGATTTTGATGACCCAGTTGCCAGACTTGCTGATCAATTCTGAAATCGCTTTTACCAAAGATCGCGAATCACCAGAATATAAAACGGCGATCGAATCGATACGCAAGTTTATGGCGGATATATCCTTAGTAAAATCGAATATTCGCCAAATTTCAATTCTTACCAATAACGGGATTACGATTGTTTCCACCGATAAACAGAAAGAAGGAAAATATCAGCCCCTTGGTAATACAACCACTTACTTTACCCGCGACCAGTCCCGTGTGATTGTGCCTAACTTTTATATTTCGCCTATTTCTGGCAAAGCGGCGATGACCTTTGCTGCACCTTTATCTAACAAAGCAGGCGATCGCATTGGTGTTGTGGCGGTTGATCTCGATCTCCAAGGGGTCGATGATATTATTCGCAAAAACACGGGTTTGGGTAATAGTGGTGAAACTTATGTGGTGGGAAGGTTAGCTTCCAAAAATATTTTACTGTCAGGGGGAGGAGCAGATAGTCAGGAACTCTCTAAAGATATTAAAAGTGAAGGAATTACGGCTGCGGCTCTAGGCAAAGATGGGGAAGGTTTGTATCGTAACTATAAAAATGTTCCTGTCTTAGGAAGCTTTATCTGGATTGACAATCTCAATCTCGCGTTACTTGCGGAAATATCACAGTCCGAAGCTTTTGAACCTGCTGATCGCCTCGCACGGGATATTTTGCTGATTGGACTGAGTTCCGCAGGTATTTTGTTAACGGCTGTATATTTAATTGCCCGTCGCATTTCCCAGCCGATTTTGGCGATTGCTGATGCGGCAAACCAAGTCTCTGGTGGCAATTTGAATTCGCAAGCACCTGTGTTGACTGAAGATGAGATTGGCATTTTGGCGATCGCGTTTAATCAAATGACATCGCAACTGAAAGCTTCAGGGGAACAGCTCGCGGACTATAGCCGTACCCTAGAGCAGAAGGTTGAACAGCGTACTAGTGAGATCAAGGCAATTATCGACAACATGGTTGATGGCTTGGTAGTAGTTGATGGCGAGGATCAGATTACCCAATTTAACCCTGCGATCGCTGGCATGATTGGGGTTAGTAGTAAAGCGATCTCTAACTCCGAGAATTACAAAGAGATCTTTAAAGGAGAGGAAATCGCTAATATCATCGCTAGCACTAGAGAAAACCCGAGACAAGTTTTTAGCGCTGAGTTTGCACTACCCGATCGCCGCATAGGCAAAGCTGTTGCAACTTCTATCTTTAGGGAAGTTGAGGGATCGGCTTGGTTTGGCGATGTAGTCCGAAGTGGTGGAGTTAAGGCAACTGCTAACGATGAGGAAGCTGAAGTACCAGAGGAGGTATCTACATTAGGGATAAATTATCTAGGTACTGTCATCTTGATTCGTGATATTACGGCGGAGAAAGAAGTAGATCGTATGAAGACGGACTTCATCTCAACGGTATCCCATGAACTGAGAACTCCACTTACCTCTGTACTAGGTTTTGCCAAATTAATTCAAAAGAAACTTGATGAATCCATCTTTCCATTAATCCAAACCGATGATAAGAAAGTCAAGAGAAGTGTACGTCAAGTCACAGAAAATATTGAAATCATTGTCTCCGAGGGAACCCGACTTACGAAATTAATTAACGAAGTCCTAGATGTTGCCAAAATAGAAGCTGGCAAAATGCAATGGAATATGGATATTATCTCTATTACAGAAGTGATCGACCGGGCATTTTCCGCAACTTCAGCATTATTTGAGCAAAAAGGTTTAAGCCCAGTTCGCGAAATTGCAGAAAATTTAGCAAATATCAATGGCGACAAGGATCGTCTGATCCAAGTTGTCATCAATTTGATCTCTAATGCAGTGAAATTTACTGAACAAGGTAGTGTTACCTGTCGAGTTGTTCAAGAAAATCAATCAATTATAGTCAGTGTTGTCGATCAAGGTGTTGGCATTTCTGAATCCGATCAACCTAAGGTCTTTGAGAAGTTTAAACAGGTTGGGGACACACTTACCGACAAACCTCAAGGCACAGGCTTAGGGTTGCCAATTTCTAGGGAAATTATTGAGCATCATGGCGGTAAGATTTGGGTAGAGAGTGAACTTGGTAAGGGCAGCACCTTCTCTTTTAGTATTCCCGTCGCTAAAAATACGGAAGTAGAAAATAAAGCCCAAATTCCCTCAATTAATTTTGATATTCTGATTGAGCAACTGAAAAAACGTGTGATGTTAGAGCCTCAACCCGAAGAACATCTTACGGAGGGAACAGGCAAAAAAATCTTGGTCATTGACGATGATCCCAGCATTCGGAGTCTACTCAGACAGGAGCTAGAGGCAAAGGGATATGTAATCTACGAAGCAGAGAATGGTCAAGAAGCAATTACTAAGGTACGTGAAGTTCGTCCTGATCTGATTACCCTTGATATCATTATGCAGGGCATCACTGGCTATGATGTTGCTTCCATTCTCAAGTCCGATCCTGTTACAATCAACATCCCAATTATTATCGTGTCTGTGATTGATGATAAGAATCGAGGCTTACGTCTCGGAATTGATAGCTATGTAACGAAGCCCGTTGATATGGCAATCTTATTACGAGAAGTTGATTTGCTATTGACCAGCAAAACATCTACAGGCAAACGGATTTTGGTGGTTGATGATAACTTTGTTTCGATTAGTTTGTTAGTGGAAATGCTCCAAAATCAAGGCTTTATCCCCTTGACTATTTCTCCTACCGATGATTTACGGGCTAATGTGCTGGCATTGCAACCAGACATCATTATTGCTAGCACTAAGCTGGCTCAACAGGTACAATCCCTGCGTACTGAGCAGAGTATGGAGCATATTCGCTTTTTATTGATTTCTGAAGGATAG
- a CDS encoding AEC family transporter, whose product MFTLENPLVMLYVRLIGWTILGYILGKLLPKVYTTYLGKALLFVGVPIGIVSFLRQADLSGWIVIAPTTAWVAIFVGAGLAWIWIDLGVSDERFRALSRGITSREKTVETASGTTTTLEQESAWSGPTQGSFLLAMTLGNTAFMGYPVSLALVGPQYFAWSLFYDLIGSTIAAYSVGIALASRFGSTAGNQPKPNPFISMAKTPALWSLPVGVGMRFVSLPTVVVSGMSTIAWTTVTLSLVMIGMQLSQLRTLKNIKKALTCLSIKMLLTPLVVGTGLMFFGVTGEPRLAMVLQMAMPPAFSTLVIAQAYNLDRDLTVTTLAFGVVLLLFTIPIWLWLFS is encoded by the coding sequence ATGTTTACACTAGAAAACCCCCTCGTCATGCTGTACGTGAGATTAATTGGGTGGACTATCTTGGGCTATATATTAGGAAAACTCCTACCCAAGGTCTACACTACATATCTTGGCAAAGCCTTACTATTTGTGGGAGTTCCTATTGGTATTGTTTCTTTCTTACGTCAAGCTGATCTATCAGGATGGATTGTCATTGCCCCAACTACTGCTTGGGTTGCTATTTTTGTCGGTGCAGGCTTGGCGTGGATTTGGATCGATCTAGGAGTGAGCGATGAAAGATTTAGAGCTTTGTCAAGGGGTATTACATCACGAGAGAAGACAGTTGAAACGGCTTCAGGTACAACAACAACCTTAGAACAAGAAAGTGCTTGGTCGGGACCCACTCAAGGGAGCTTTTTGCTTGCCATGACTTTAGGGAATACGGCTTTTATGGGATATCCCGTCAGTCTCGCCCTAGTCGGTCCACAATATTTCGCATGGTCTTTGTTTTATGACTTGATTGGCTCCACGATCGCTGCCTATTCAGTGGGAATTGCGCTAGCCAGTCGTTTTGGTAGTACAGCAGGAAATCAACCAAAACCCAACCCATTTATATCAATGGCAAAGACTCCAGCCCTATGGAGCTTACCCGTTGGAGTGGGAATGAGATTTGTATCATTACCAACTGTAGTTGTTTCAGGGATGAGTACGATCGCATGGACAACTGTTACCTTGTCACTAGTAATGATCGGGATGCAGCTAAGTCAGCTAAGAACTCTCAAGAACATCAAAAAAGCTCTTACTTGTCTATCAATTAAAATGCTACTCACCCCCTTAGTGGTCGGTACAGGACTAATGTTTTTTGGAGTGACAGGAGAACCTCGTCTAGCAATGGTTTTACAAATGGCCATGCCGCCAGCTTTTTCTACATTAGTGATCGCTCAAGCCTATAACCTTGATCGTGATTTAACAGTGACAACTTTAGCTTTTGGTGTAGTTCTTCTGTTATTTACAATTCCTATTTGGTTATGGTTGTTTTCGTGA
- a CDS encoding phycobiliprotein lyase encodes MDIHQFLELLVGRWRSQRSDHQFGQENGNDNRCVLEINALGMDDPSLVAICQKYDVDPHDTIYSLQTVWEEESLSSIKPKGSALLVLVPNDRATPHKGLVLSAQGKGVYEFGEDESLTIQTVTAQGAIEERIWYGNPNLRFRVATLLQGNSASDHHVQSSTFYSEIRISAPKN; translated from the coding sequence ATGGATATTCATCAGTTTCTCGAACTTCTTGTCGGTCGTTGGCGATCGCAACGCAGCGATCATCAATTTGGTCAAGAAAATGGTAATGACAACCGTTGTGTACTGGAAATCAATGCTTTGGGAATGGATGATCCTTCCCTAGTTGCAATTTGCCAAAAATATGATGTTGATCCCCATGACACAATTTATTCATTGCAGACCGTATGGGAAGAAGAGTCTTTAAGTAGCATTAAGCCTAAAGGTAGTGCCTTGCTCGTGCTAGTACCCAATGATCGTGCTACACCGCACAAGGGTTTAGTTTTAAGCGCACAGGGTAAAGGAGTCTATGAATTTGGTGAAGATGAGTCCCTAACTATCCAGACTGTAACGGCTCAAGGTGCGATCGAAGAACGAATTTGGTACGGAAACCCTAACTTACGATTTCGTGTCGCGACTTTGCTACAGGGCAATAGTGCTAGCGATCACCATGTACAGTCATCAACGTTTTATTCGGAAATTCGCATCTCTGCACCCAAAAATTAA
- a CDS encoding phosphoglycerate dehydrogenase: MAKLLISTSSFDLKNNPTLQNLQNQGFEIVLNPYGRKLKESELVELLDDDVVGMIAGVEPITRDVLSSAKSLKVISRCGIGTDSVDLVAAEEMGIPVHITPTAPVIAVAELTVSLILATLRRISEADRLLRAGTWKPLMGRLLASQVVGLLGYGRVGNRVGQLLKAFGSKRIAYDIFCDSLFADTVCVSSLDEFLKLATVVTIHIPYNATNHHLINREFISKMQVGSILINTARGGIIDEDALYDALVSGHLAGAALDVFEEEPYSGKLLSLPQVISTPHMGSYAKEARTQMEEEASHNLFESLVSFGLAK, encoded by the coding sequence ATGGCAAAATTACTAATCAGTACTTCTTCTTTCGATCTGAAAAACAATCCCACATTACAGAATTTGCAAAACCAAGGATTTGAAATTGTTTTAAATCCCTATGGTCGGAAATTGAAAGAATCAGAACTTGTAGAACTTCTTGATGATGATGTCGTTGGTATGATTGCAGGTGTAGAGCCAATAACTCGTGATGTTCTTTCTTCCGCTAAGTCTTTAAAAGTAATTTCGCGTTGTGGGATTGGAACTGATAGTGTCGATCTCGTAGCAGCAGAAGAAATGGGCATTCCTGTTCATATCACACCCACAGCCCCCGTGATTGCGGTTGCAGAACTAACAGTAAGTTTAATCCTTGCCACTTTAAGACGTATTTCAGAAGCTGATCGCCTGCTACGTGCAGGTACATGGAAACCTCTAATGGGTAGGCTGTTGGCATCTCAAGTAGTGGGGCTATTGGGCTATGGAAGAGTTGGTAATCGTGTAGGACAACTTCTCAAAGCTTTTGGATCGAAGAGAATTGCCTATGATATTTTCTGTGATTCCCTATTTGCTGATACAGTTTGTGTTTCATCTTTAGATGAATTTCTGAAATTAGCCACTGTAGTTACAATCCATATTCCCTACAATGCTACTAACCATCATTTAATTAATCGAGAATTTATTAGCAAGATGCAGGTAGGCAGCATTTTAATCAATACCGCTAGAGGTGGAATTATTGATGAAGATGCTTTATATGATGCCCTAGTATCAGGTCATTTAGCAGGTGCAGCCCTTGATGTATTTGAAGAGGAACCATATTCTGGAAAACTGCTAAGTCTGCCGCAAGTAATCTCGACTCCACATATGGGTTCCTATGCTAAAGAAGCCCGAACGCAGATGGAAGAAGAAGCATCTCACAATCTCTTTGAGAGCCTTGTAAGTTTTGGTTTAGCTAAGTAA
- a CDS encoding FAD-dependent oxidoreductase yields the protein MSLFATVRSQMPLEIPTQLERMDAFWHSYRQFQQPIPQVVDNSLERIGDKDFDVIVCGGTLGIFVACTLQQRGWNVAILEQGLLRGRVQEWNISRQELNAFLELDLLTEVELETAIATIYNPARVGFQGGQDLWVRDILNIGVDPVYLLEVLKQKFLGAGGKVLEQTAFRGASTHPDGISVEVITKENAAITRVTGRLLLDVMGHFSPIAKQARSLTQGNIKPDGVCMVVGSCAQGMPEKSYGDLIYSFTPIQNQCQYFWEAFPAKDGRTTYMFTYVDADPQRPSFSQLMEDYLFWLPKYQEISLSQLQFQRVLFGFFPSYQQNPLQTPWNRILQVGDSSGMQSPLSFGGFGAMVRHLPRLTNGIDAALHGDWLNQKELRSLQPYQPNLSVTWLFQKSMSVAVNQQIESDRINYLLGVTFTAMEKLGDQVLYPFLQDVVQFLPLAQTMIAMSIADPVLVLKIMQQVGIATLLNWLKHYLSLGAYSFLNQIGQQVEPAIANLLPEQQYQLRRQIEAWQYGSGGDYANPKAIGVQKV from the coding sequence ATGTCTTTATTTGCAACTGTGCGATCGCAAATGCCTTTAGAAATTCCAACGCAATTGGAGCGAATGGATGCCTTTTGGCATAGCTATCGGCAGTTTCAGCAACCAATTCCTCAAGTTGTTGACAATTCCTTAGAGCGAATAGGTGATAAAGACTTTGATGTAATTGTCTGTGGTGGCACATTGGGCATATTTGTTGCTTGTACATTACAGCAACGAGGATGGAATGTCGCAATCCTTGAACAGGGGCTTTTACGGGGCAGAGTGCAGGAATGGAATATTTCTCGCCAAGAGTTAAATGCTTTTCTAGAACTAGATTTGCTGACAGAAGTAGAACTAGAAACAGCGATCGCGACCATTTATAATCCTGCCAGAGTTGGCTTTCAAGGTGGTCAGGATTTATGGGTAAGGGATATTCTCAATATTGGAGTTGATCCAGTCTATTTGTTAGAAGTTCTTAAGCAGAAATTTCTAGGTGCTGGGGGCAAAGTATTAGAGCAAACTGCATTTCGGGGAGCTAGTACTCATCCTGATGGTATATCTGTAGAAGTGATTACCAAAGAGAATGCGGCGATAACAAGAGTTACAGGTAGATTATTGCTAGATGTCATGGGACATTTCTCTCCAATTGCGAAGCAAGCGCGATCGCTAACACAGGGAAATATCAAGCCCGATGGTGTCTGTATGGTGGTGGGAAGTTGTGCACAGGGGATGCCTGAAAAATCCTACGGTGACTTGATTTATAGCTTTACGCCCATTCAAAATCAATGCCAATATTTTTGGGAAGCTTTCCCCGCCAAAGATGGTAGAACTACCTATATGTTTACCTATGTGGATGCTGATCCGCAACGTCCTAGTTTTTCTCAGCTCATGGAGGACTATCTATTTTGGTTGCCGAAATATCAAGAGATCTCCCTTTCCCAATTGCAGTTTCAGCGTGTTCTCTTTGGCTTTTTCCCTTCTTACCAACAAAATCCTTTGCAGACTCCTTGGAATCGCATTTTACAGGTTGGTGATAGTTCAGGAATGCAGTCTCCCCTGAGTTTTGGAGGATTTGGTGCAATGGTGCGCCATTTACCCCGCTTAACTAATGGTATTGATGCTGCCTTGCATGGTGATTGGCTAAATCAAAAGGAGTTGCGATCGCTCCAACCCTATCAGCCCAATCTATCGGTCACTTGGCTATTTCAAAAATCGATGAGTGTTGCCGTTAATCAGCAGATTGAAAGTGATCGCATTAATTATTTACTAGGTGTCACATTTACCGCAATGGAGAAATTGGGCGATCAGGTACTCTACCCTTTCTTGCAAGATGTGGTGCAATTTCTGCCCCTTGCTCAAACGATGATTGCGATGTCCATTGCTGATCCTGTTTTAGTGCTAAAAATTATGCAGCAGGTCGGTATTGCCACTTTGCTGAATTGGCTCAAACATTATCTCAGTCTAGGAGCTTATAGCTTTCTTAATCAAATTGGTCAACAGGTCGAACCAGCGATCGCTAATCTCTTACCCGAACAACAATATCAACTCCGTCGGCAAATTGAGGCTTGGCAATATGGGTCAGGTGGTGATTATGCCAATCCCAAGGCTATTGGGGTGCAAAAGGTCTAA
- a CDS encoding ABC transporter substrate-binding protein, whose amino-acid sequence MRRRQFNQLSLFLAGLGLASCSDSAVLNYRVPEKTSKFRVWWIQSFYPAETEALSQIVAEWEKNNNTKVEITFYNDGSVNRDAENALNNGNPPDILFSNTAEFALYPKLAWQNKLVDVTDVVEPVKSLFSPIALKAVSYKNSTNDKRSYYAVPIAQLAAGLHYWRDLLTDVGLSDTSIPRDWDGFWQFWETAQVRAKGKDKKDIYGIALPMSAEATDTIFMFEQFLEAYGADLLDDNGQLKADDPENRKAIIAALSKYAGFYKSGHVPPKATQWTDADNNQVFLSKNSFMTANPGLSIPASQQFDPLVYNKKLVTTEWPLAPNGKPLNYLVAVKQAVIFANSSNQGMAKSLLSHIIQPNNLLTYLKGAGGRYFPTMPKLLEDPYYKDSQDPHILTATKQFQNNSSFYTAQNPAYAEVGAQQIWGKAIRSIASGNATPEQAAENAIAQIKNIFAQWK is encoded by the coding sequence ATGCGTCGTCGTCAGTTTAATCAGCTATCACTATTTCTTGCAGGGCTGGGGTTGGCATCCTGTAGTGATTCCGCAGTCTTAAATTATCGAGTTCCAGAAAAAACTTCTAAGTTTCGCGTCTGGTGGATTCAAAGCTTCTATCCTGCTGAGACTGAGGCACTTTCACAAATTGTTGCAGAGTGGGAAAAAAATAATAATACAAAGGTAGAAATTACTTTTTATAACGATGGTTCCGTCAACCGTGATGCCGAAAATGCTCTGAATAACGGTAATCCGCCTGATATTCTCTTTAGCAATACCGCCGAATTTGCGCTCTATCCCAAACTGGCATGGCAAAATAAGTTAGTAGATGTGACCGATGTTGTAGAACCTGTCAAAAGCTTATTTAGTCCGATCGCTCTAAAAGCGGTGTCCTACAAAAATAGTACAAATGATAAACGTAGTTACTATGCTGTCCCGATCGCCCAGCTAGCAGCAGGACTACATTATTGGCGGGATCTACTGACCGATGTGGGGCTAAGCGATACGAGTATTCCGAGAGATTGGGATGGCTTTTGGCAGTTTTGGGAAACAGCTCAGGTTCGGGCAAAAGGTAAAGACAAAAAAGATATTTATGGTATTGCCTTACCCATGTCTGCTGAAGCGACAGATACAATCTTTATGTTTGAGCAGTTTCTCGAAGCCTATGGGGCGGACTTACTAGATGATAATGGTCAACTCAAAGCTGATGATCCCGAAAACCGCAAGGCAATTATTGCAGCCTTAAGCAAATACGCTGGATTCTATAAGAGTGGGCATGTTCCTCCCAAAGCAACCCAATGGACTGATGCGGACAACAATCAGGTGTTCTTAAGCAAAAATTCATTCATGACGGCAAATCCGGGGCTATCGATCCCTGCATCCCAACAGTTTGATCCCTTGGTTTACAACAAAAAACTAGTAACTACAGAATGGCCCCTAGCTCCTAATGGTAAGCCTCTTAACTACTTAGTGGCGGTAAAGCAGGCAGTGATTTTTGCAAATTCTAGCAATCAAGGTATGGCTAAAAGTTTGTTGTCCCATATCATCCAACCAAATAATCTCCTGACATATTTAAAAGGAGCAGGCGGTCGATATTTCCCAACTATGCCAAAATTATTGGAAGACCCATATTATAAGGACTCTCAAGATCCGCATATCCTCACAGCAACCAAACAATTTCAGAATAATAGTTCTTTCTATACAGCGCAGAATCCCGCCTATGCCGAGGTTGGCGCACAACAGATATGGGGCAAAGCGATTAGGTCAATCGCTAGTGGAAATGCAACGCCTGAACAAGCCGCTGAAAATGCGATCGCCCAAATCAAAAATATTTTTGCTCAGTGGAAATGA
- a CDS encoding HAD family hydrolase: MMKKYDAIVFDFDGVLVESVDVKTKAFAALYREYGDHIVQQVVDYHLLHGGISRFEKFRYYQEVLLGQTLTKEEEIQLGDLFSQYVEDAVVAAPYVLGADDFLENHYQSIPLFVASGTPDEELKRIVSRRNMNHYFVSVHGSPAKKGAIIQDILKTHGFKPDRVLMVGDAIADYEGAVFADVKFVGRVMQYPKAEPFIVGTLVVPDLADLGAIIDGA, translated from the coding sequence ATGATGAAAAAGTATGATGCGATTGTATTTGATTTTGATGGAGTCCTAGTTGAATCTGTAGATGTTAAAACTAAAGCCTTTGCTGCCCTATATCGCGAATATGGCGATCACATTGTTCAACAGGTTGTGGACTACCATCTTCTTCATGGGGGGATATCGCGATTTGAAAAATTTCGTTATTACCAAGAAGTCCTACTGGGTCAAACCTTAACTAAAGAAGAAGAAATTCAACTTGGCGATCTCTTCTCACAGTATGTCGAAGATGCAGTAGTAGCAGCACCCTATGTGTTAGGAGCTGATGATTTTCTCGAAAATCATTATCAATCAATTCCTCTATTTGTTGCCTCTGGTACTCCAGATGAAGAATTGAAACGGATTGTGTCACGCCGTAACATGAACCATTATTTTGTCTCTGTACATGGTTCTCCTGCTAAAAAAGGCGCTATTATTCAAGATATTTTAAAAACTCACGGGTTTAAACCTGATCGCGTGTTAATGGTTGGCGATGCGATCGCTGATTATGAAGGGGCGGTCTTTGCAGATGTAAAATTTGTAGGCAGGGTAATGCAATATCCTAAAGCCGAACCATTTATCGTAGGGACTTTAGTTGTGCCAGATTTAGCTGATCTAGGGGCTATTATAGATGGTGCTTAA
- a CDS encoding phycobilisome rod-core linker polypeptide, whose translation MAIPLLEYAPASQNSRVAGFTVGGDETPRIYTTNNLLSKSELDDLIEAAYRQIFFHAFAADREVTLESQLRSGNLTVRQFVRGLVLSNTYRSSFYEKNSNYRFVEQTVQRVLGRDVYSEREKIAWSIVVATKGIEGFIDALINSDEYLEAFGDDTLPYQRRRVLPSQAIGERPFNITSPRYDAYHRAQLGFPQIIWQNQVRGYTPADRKPQAGDPALFLNLARSLNIPASGGRLVSAQNLDYEKLVPYRKS comes from the coding sequence GTGGCGATTCCTTTATTAGAATACGCTCCAGCATCGCAGAATTCTCGCGTAGCTGGGTTTACAGTAGGTGGTGATGAAACACCTCGCATTTACACTACTAATAACTTGCTCTCTAAGTCAGAGCTAGATGATTTGATCGAAGCTGCCTATCGTCAAATTTTCTTCCATGCTTTTGCTGCTGATCGCGAAGTTACCTTAGAATCGCAATTGCGTTCTGGTAACCTTACCGTTAGACAGTTTGTGCGTGGATTAGTTCTGTCCAACACCTATAGAAGCAGCTTCTATGAAAAAAACAGCAACTATCGCTTCGTAGAGCAAACTGTACAGCGCGTTCTCGGTCGTGACGTTTACAGCGAACGTGAAAAAATTGCTTGGTCTATTGTTGTAGCTACCAAGGGCATCGAGGGCTTTATTGATGCACTCATCAACAGCGACGAGTATCTCGAGGCATTTGGTGATGACACATTGCCTTACCAACGCCGTCGGGTTCTTCCTAGCCAAGCTATTGGTGAAAGACCCTTCAACATCACTTCTCCTCGTTACGATGCTTACCATCGTGCACAGTTGGGCTTCCCTCAAATCATTTGGCAAAATCAAGTTCGTGGCTATACCCCTGCCGACAGAAAGCCACAAGCAGGCGATCCAGCGTTGTTCTTGAATTTGGCTCGTAGCCTGAATATTCCTGCATCTGGTGGAAGACTCGTCTCTGCTCAAAACCTTGATTACGAAAAGCTAGTTCCTTATCGTAAGAGCTAA